Genomic DNA from Solanum pennellii chromosome 3, SPENNV200:
AGGTTATCGGACCAGGAGTGCTTAATTCCCCTTTGCATGAACGACTATATCGTCATTCTACTCTCAAGATTTCAACTCGGATCTCTCACCTTCCCAAATATCATATTGTTCTGTCGAGACTGTTCAGCTGACCTCAGATGATTTGTGTCATCACCTAACATCTCGTCTCGAAAACATAAGTTGATAAATCGAGTCACCATAGTGATCGATGGATAAATATAAGATCACTCACTCTTCAATTAGGGTATATATAAGAATAAATTTggatgaaaaattaaagaacacGCATATATAGTACTAGCTAGCTTGGTTGTAGTGGATCCTAAAATACGCATGCAAGGATTGTTTCTTTAGTGTTGCGGTGGGGCACGTTTTTAAGAGGTAGGGGGACAAATTGAAAAGGATAAATAAAGTGGAATTTAAAGCTTTTCTCTTAAGAATAAGAAAGACGCATGGAATTGTATATATGTGCCCTAAAGTTAGGGGGCTTTTTTCTAAAGTGTGCTAAAAAAGAGCCTTTCTTCTAATGCTGTTTGAATTTTTAGCTCTTCTATGTTTCCTTTTATCGGTTGGTTGTTGGAAAAAGGATGTGGTAACATCTACagctttttttttcattttggcCCCAATTAGTTTTAGTGGTCGCCCCCCACCCCACTTTATCAAGTTCGAGTCTtgtaaatgaaatgaacatCTACGTGaaagagtattttttttatttagtcaaTCTCTAATGCGATAAATTCCAATTAATTAAAActtattatgatgatatgtcaAACATTAGATagaacccaaaaaaaaattattcgtCTTATGCTATATAGATAGCGATCGAACCATTATTGAATCTTTTACGAGTGAAGGTATAAGTTCTTCATATGTTATATGCAGTGTGGAATGTGTACTCGCTATGGATTTAATCaaacttaatatatatgaaaaactattaaaatatcaataaattaatgTATTAGATTATGAacctataattttataaatacattgaatatgTCCATGTTGAAAACCTTTGaactaaaatatatcaaatttaattttatctttttccgCATCTGCTTGTTGTATCTTAAAAGTAGAAttcatcaaatatatatatcatgtggTATAAATATTTTCCGGTCGGAAAAGAAAGATAcaaaagtgaaaaaaagaaaTGCGGTGTAATTTGACTGTAACAAAGAAAATTAAGGGAATATGACCCATGAGGAAGACTTAATTTGCCTCAATATATCATCATTCTGGCCTTTCacctaatttatatttaatgtattcagattaaaccaataaaaaaaacaaaattatagaGAAATTGTCATACATGGGACGAATGGTGTGGAAAAACTACCTAAGCATATATACATCACtatcatatacattaattttattttttacttttagataattatatatattatcatctttaaaattttataccatatcttttaaaaaatacaattaaataaatacatcCCTTAAAACTAACATTTATTAATACCCATTTTGAAGTAAAATACATTGATATCAATCACTCATTAAAATTAAGGCGCACCAGCATTGGTTATTCGAAAAAGGGAGTCATTTCATAGCGGTTGAAATcggactttttttttgttgttgttggacATTAGATACATAGAAAAATAGTTCAGGTGCATAGAATGAACAGATCAAATACATATAATCATTAAATATATACCATATACATGGAAGAAACATCAGATACATAATAAAATAGTTTAGATACATATAATGAACAAATCAGACACACAAATTCAAACTTTTAGATATTTTAGGAGCCGTAGATACTCCAAAGATGTTAATACACATGATTTCTGTTTTTCAGTTACATTCATTATctaaatacatttaattatatgtatttgaTTAATAAGCATGTATTTGAGATACATGCACTGTCAAGCACATTCCTTATTTAGATACAGTTAATTATATGTATCTGATGATTAATATGTATTACATACATGTATCTGACTTCGTTAGACACTTACTTATCCCCGAAGTGTGAATTATGGTAGGCTTTGTAATATTGCAAACTCATGAAAAAAAGAAGGCAATTAGCTcctaaactaataaaatttgtattatttacCCAAAATTTATTGGGCATGAATGGGAAAAACAATTCTATCTCAATTTTGACTTTGGTCGAACAATTGATTGACTAATCTTTTGACCAAATttgtttttccttatttattatgatcttttttctcctttattttgcTTTCATAAAGgcaacaatttctttttaaaaaaatttaactcgTAGGTAATTATATTTCCAAtcgttgaaaatataattactaaAATTCATCCAAAAACACAACTTATCAAATAAACCGtaagatttcaattttttttaaaatttgtggttgatgataatatttatatatatattcacaataaattaattgatgtttGACTTTAGATtggaaaattagttaaattatacCATCCTGAAAATTTCTTGCTAATGTTGTCTGTTTTTAGTCAAACAGCAATCTTTTTTAGCCTAAGTTTTGTAAAATTAAATGTAATAAGATATTTTAGAATATACAATGATTTTTCCCCCTAAAAAGTCCTGTTCACTttaattatttacatttttCCCTAAAAAGTCTTGTACACTTTAATTATCTACTCATCtctaacatattcatcaattgAAAGAAGGGCTATATAAAGTGGATACTATCACAACATaagttaaaaaaacaaaaacatctTGCCATCCAAAATGGCACACTCATACAACTTCGCCATATTTATGATACTATCAATCTCCTTCACATTAACAAGTGTGAAAGGTGATTTGATAGATGAGATTTGCTCGAAAACAGATGTGAAGAAGGTTTGTTATTATGCTTTAAGGGAGGATCCTCGATCCAAAGGTGCAAAACCTGAAGGTCTTATGGCAATCGTAATAGATTTATCACAAAAGAATGCAACATTCGCATGTAATCTTGTTAGCACATTGCTTAAAGGGACAACAGATCCAAAATTAAAATCGCGATATACTTTGTGTTTGGGGAATTATAATAAGGCAAGTGATATTGTtgcaaaaatgccaaacttatTGAAGTCTAAAGACTATTACGGTTTGAGTGCTAATGCTTCTGCTGCTATACGTGAACCTTCTACGTGTGATAACAGTTTTTTAGAACCACCAGTTGAAGTGCCAAAACTCAGAGAAGCTAGTGATAATCTTCGAGGACTTATCGATGTTATTTTGGTTCTTGTTGGATTTTTGTAAGGgtgatatatatacatgaataatttataagtaaaaaagCTTCCCTTCTTGAAATTGGTTCTAGAGCTTAATTACATGGTTTTAATAACGATATATtaaatgtcttttttatttttgtcgaacaatttaaaattatttcttactttttgTCCTTTTCGTTTCCtgctgtttttatttttattttgaaaattttaaaaactttatggATTCTAAATAGCGGAATAGTGACATTAAGTGTGATAAAGTGATTGTattctgaattaattttttaaattaattttagctaaatttctta
This window encodes:
- the LOC107014018 gene encoding pectinesterase inhibitor-like, which codes for MAHSYNFAIFMILSISFTLTSVKGDLIDEICSKTDVKKVCYYALREDPRSKGAKPEGLMAIVIDLSQKNATFACNLVSTLLKGTTDPKLKSRYTLCLGNYNKASDIVAKMPNLLKSKDYYGLSANASAAIREPSTCDNSFLEPPVEVPKLREASDNLRGLIDVILVLVGFL